A window of Daucus carota subsp. sativus chromosome 2, DH1 v3.0, whole genome shotgun sequence genomic DNA:
TCTCTTCTAGAAGGGGGCAATAAGATGTGTTTGATTTCCACTATGTCTAGATGACGTAGGAGTCAACTTATTACTAGTATATATGTTTGATCCAACTTTTGCTAAATTGGATTTCCAATATGTTGGAACAAACATATATAGTAGTAATAAGTCGAATCCTACGTCATCCAGACATAGTGGAAATCAAACACATCTTATTGCCGCCTTCTAAAAGAGAATTTAAAGACATATATGTACTTTTCGAACTAATTGAGTCTGATTTACACCAAGTTATAAAAGCAATTGATAATTTGAGCGGGGAGCATTATAAGTTCTTTTTGTTGAAAAGGTGGTCGGCATTTAATCAAATATAGAAGTATAAAATCACTTGATTGTATAAagatttataaatgaaaaaaacaaGCTTTCTATTCACTAGAATGAAGATACAATCATTTGTTTCGTACATGCAATAACAAGAACCTACagccttttttttcttctttttgtttcaCTCATATTAAGCAAAGTCATGGCATTTTAAATATTCTCATTGTAACAACCGGTAATTTTGAACTTCTTCATAAGCACGATACTTATATCCTATGTTAGTATGTCGATACGTGGAATcgttatatgtgtatatatataaatattctcttgttatgtggtattgcaagtatcactaatataatttctacgcgatataatttgtacgcgagtaagatttcttgttacgtgatttagtgataattgggatttatacatgacttgatggcataattagattatatttcgtgtataaatagtcGTATGCAAGAAATTTAGCTACGCGATTAATTATCTTGCACGATTCgatgttaatttaatagttgcggctacgcgatttaataatagtagagattatcgtaaatagtggtaaattgtaatgcgagcgattacgtgatatgatatacatatataattgtagtggaaagtcgttttgttgtgaattattatgtgtattattgtgtgtaaattctttttatacatagattatatattagagtgtaatacttgaaaatgcttttaaaaatatttctttgtccaaaatttttgatcatgattttgttaaacttgtaaaatctcatagtatttatagtattaatttgatgatttatggaattgtagtttatttattaaaatccattcattttattcatacttttagtaattataagattacactagtacccttgcatgcattttggtagagaatagagtccaagggcatgaccgactattcacaccatttgactcttgtaattaccactaaaaccttgcatgcattctcacctaaagccactagaaggatagaattgtaactacccaaatccactcacttctagtctagtcaaaagcacaagacttcatcatttcctacactacactacacacaaaatcaaacccaccaaactctcctccctctctctcatttcagctgagtagaaaccccctcccaaacccttaaaattttctcttcataacctcatatacacacataatttaccactcatccaagagagaaaaatcatctcctagtcacaagcttccatttaaggttagtttgagtacttgcatgtcatcaagccaagagttttcgactttggttctcatggacctagagttgaactcattgtggcttaaatacttggacaaggagtggtcttgagggagtgtatcacccccatttgtcaagccataaccttggttcaagccctcggcaatgactcccaaggagccgaagggaatccattgatttggatgatttttgtGGATGGAATGAGATGTTTCTTGCTGGGATCTTTGAGTTTCAGTATTTACAagattgttttacaaagttttaaacattgcatgtcaagatcttgccaagaaagttagagtttataagtgcatgtcatgattttcatagtataaagtgtatgctgattttgtcactttttaaactggtttttgatcattgcatgcctcggtttttgccataaaatgctagtataatatgtgccatgattagtcatgttcagttttgatgtattatgtgattttatatggagtattagatcgaaatcatgcttagaaatgctgaaaaccaatctgctctgctctgctgtgatttttggcttcggtaatgtgatttttgaggcttgatttgtgttgtaatttcttgtataaggctatacaatagtggtatatagattatagactagagttgttggcttggttgttgttgaatggtgttaagatgggtgataaggtggaaggaggcacacactagcactggacagatttttgcacatagaaactaggagttttggtgttgatttggttgggttttgctggtcccaagtgtccaggagttgggagtgagttttgttatgattccagtagtcttaaatcaccaaagcccctgcatttaggtaggtatacacactcaaaacagtagataccccaaaacagggcagaattgaacaatctgtgttcttgtgaggttttcaccttgtcatgagtgaggccttcatggggccttggcttAACTGAGCTTAGTGAACCCTAAGAAATCCTAACAAACCATTAGAACCCAAATCCTagtgagaaaacagagttttaaatcagtaaacacaaggcagttgggaaacagggtagttttcagcagtgtcaactttgtgtaataacctgggaagtttcatatggggccttggagtgaaaccaagtctgagagatagccttaagagttgggaatccatgggaattgatttggtaggaatgcacttagtacacattaaattatctcagttaggatgcaggtagtgcagagaggttgcaacagagaacctcactgtgccctttgaacattttaaaccaatttgtgtgaggcctttgtattgtatcaattgcacaagtaagtttagagtcttagaaacctattagaagtaaattagagtgaaggccctagttagagcatcttattttcactaagtaaccgagagcaaccttagagagccattggagagttgtaagtgcaactcttgcatgattgtcaagggtataagggctgagttttgcaagcacttttaggattaagataaggtcagtatgaggagtttagaagtttagaaattagcctttatgtgctacttgcttatgtgtttaggagtttaagtatgtagtatatatatatatagttaataaatcatgccatgccattatgtgactatgtgaattatgtgactatgtggagtatgtgaatacatgattatgttaattgtcTTTCATATGTATAAATGAGCATGTATACCTAAAATTAAGTACGTGTAATGACTCTTATAGCGATAGTTAGCTAATAATAGAGTATTAGGTTACGTAACTAGAGAATAGGCGcgtgtaatataaattagacttaaaATGCCGTTTAGTGACGaggttaatataatgtgtaggttccgaggcgaaaggaaaagctcgtaccatcaagattgaataatctcagaatcttgcaaaggcaagttactacatccttaactttacaattgttgcaaatatatgtgcaCCCGTGAACTCATAAatccttatgaatatttagttgcgATAATCACCATACCTATTATGTTCGCAAATACCTTGACATAAAAATTCCGATCATACTAGTACCTTCCTTTCAAATATATCCTTACACTTGTACCCAAAATGTTAGATTCCCTATTAAAAACTTCCAATAACACCATGACacgtatactttcataaataccgaataacacttgatagaattgactttcttttgactttggaacttatccccttaagtccaatatgcgttgacacattattagtgaacttgaacccttttgccatatttcaataaaagatgatataaacctttttccggcatccatgttataaatcaaaatgaattataaaatgttttctttagtgatttggactagacgcaagtccttttcacatattattaggctcacatatagcctagggatcccattatatttgagaacccagcgcggttcgggattacttcgcggctgatcaccggctgtaatccgtagcgtcctaaaatgaattttgatgatgatatgattataacatgttgccatattgccacgatgccatgatttctataccatgattatccatgtgttttgccatgtccattcatcatattatcatgaaccttaatgaatgctttatcatttattcttaaatttgtttcggacacctttgatattattatgatgccatgtgttcaggactgttagtacttgctgagcgtctttgctcatgttctcgtatttaaccccttttacagctagcaaatatggtacgcacaaagcaaacagcacgtaaatcgaccactggctacgcagagaattgtttaagggcgaaggtagcatatatgatataagcggctttcgctattatgttttgtactagttagatgggctgatccacactctgaacttataagatcttttgggactttatttcacctttttggacttgtaattaactaaaggttacccttttgggatttaaattatgtaatcctaatttccggatttattatttatctgtctcttgttcatattatatcaattcgtgtgtgtgtgttggtttgGGGCGTGACAtttttggtatcagagcgaggtttagAGTCCCTGGACAGCCCAATTAGGATCAGAGGGtgtataagtatattatatatctatatatatcggGAGTATTATTATGCGTCGTTCGATTTAATCGTATCTAAccccttttatatatatatatatattattgacagcAACGTGCGCACTCATCTTCGGTCCCGCCGCCTGAACCTATTCCCTTTTCTGTCTATGCTGACTTGAGGCTGGAGCTCGACACTATCCAAGGGAAGTATGACAGGCTCATGGAGCGCATTGAGGAGGTTTATTCGAGTGATCATATCATGGGTGACGGACCTAAGGAGAAGACCATCTCTAGGCTTGAGTCATTGATCCAGGTGGCCACATCCAGGTTGGAGAAGATGCCAGTACACCGTGACCGGTCCAGCCAGCTCACTGTGCAGATGATAGCGGATGAACTTAGGAGCATGGTCAAGATGCTGCGTGAGGACACGACCCCTAACATCCCTAGGACCCGTGAGGAGGAGACCGAGGAGGAGGACGAGGACTAGAGGACGTGACCTTTAGTTGCTTAGGCTGTTTCTTTTATCACTATGATGTTTATTTCTGTTTCTAGACTTTCGTACTATTTTCAGATCTGTACTCGTATTTCGTACTTTGACATTCGTACCTTTCGTTTCGAACCATGTTTTAATTCAGCAATGCACTTTCCTTGATTCCTatattgctctttaaatttgcttATAACCATGCATCATTTCTATTGTTTATATCGAACTGCATACCATGATAATTGTGAATAATCCCGTAACCTTgtatcatttaaaattgtataacttttaTTTCAGAATATGGCACCTAAAAGAGCTCGAGGAAGACCCACTAATAACCGAGAAAATACGGAAGAAGGAAACCGAAACGCAAACCAGAACCTTGACATAACACAACTTCTAGAATTGGTACGCCAACAGACAGCCACTATtgcccaacaacaacaacttcttcaacaaaTGCAACCACCACAACCACCTCCAGGAAATGTCACCACTTTCAAAACCTTCCAATCCGTAAAACCCCCGGAATTCAAAGGAACTCAAGATCCGGTTGAAGCTCATGCTTGGTTAaaagagatggagaaggcttttgcCTTGACAAATGTTGGAGATAATCAGAAGGTGGAGTATGCTGCTTATTTTCTTAAAGGAGAATCGAACTATTGGTGGGAAACAACAAAAGCTTTAGAACCCGAAGGAATTATTACTTGGGACAGATTTAAGAGAATGTTTTTGGATAAGTACTTTCCTCGCTATATGCAAACACAAATGGagatgaagttctttgaattaaaaCAAGATAATATGACAGTTGGGGAGTATGAGAAGAAGTTCACTGAACTATCTAGATTTATGGGAGAGTATGTTGATTCTGAAGAGAagagagcgaagagatttcaacaaggactaAAGCCGTGGTTGAGAAGTCGGGTGGTAGCTTTTGAATTGACTACTTATGCTGAAGTAGTTCAAaaagcaatggtaattgaaggcgAAAGTGAgcagaatcagaaggagaagggcaacaaaaagagaagatttgaatcgGGAGAAGAAGGCACAAGTTACAAGGGCCAGAATCAAAAAGTTAATCAAAGGTTTAAACTTCAAAGTGGACCCGGAAACTTCAAGAAGAGAGAATTTGGGAACAAGTCACAAGAAAACAGATCTCAATCGAGTGGACAGAAACCCCCGCAAGGATCAATTCCGGAGTGTAAAGTTTGTAATAAGAAGCATACGGGGATTTGCAACAAGGCGAATGTAGTTTGTTACAAGTGTCACGCAAAAGGCCACTATGCTCATGAATGTAAGAATCAGAAGGCCAACGTCACGTGCTACAAGTGTGGTAAAGTAGGACATGTGTCAAGGGAATGCAAAGGAGCGGTTAACAATCAATTGCTACAAATGACTGCTACGCCGTATCCGATGAATCAAGCAACTCCTATGCCAGCACCATCATTTCCAATGCCTTTCAATCAACCTCAAATGGCATCATCCTCATCTCATCCAGCTTTGACCTATCCGGCACAAGCAAGGACTTTCAACATGAATGTAAAGGATGCAATTCAAAGTTCTGATGTAGtttcaggtacgctttctgtgaaCGCTGCTAGTGCTAAAGTATTGATTGACTCGGGAGCTACAAGGTCATTTATTTCGAagtcttttgttgataagtggAATTGTGAAACCCAATTGATGCATGAACCCCTATCTGTTGTCTTAGCTAATCAAGATAGAATATCTGTAGAACATGTGTGCCCCCATTGTACAATAGTGATAGCCGGACACGTTTTTCCTGCGAGTCTTATTCCTTTCCAGTTAGGCGAATTCGACGTGATattagggatggattggttgacaAGCTTTaatgctcaaatagattgcAAGAATAAAAGGGTGGTATTGAGTTCACCACAAGGCAAGAAGGTAACATTCAAGGGTCAAAGGCAAACTCAAAGATTTCTTACTTCGATGCAAGCAAAGAAGATGATTCGGAAGGGATGCGAGGCGTATTTGGCATATGTAATTGATAAGAGTAAAGAAGTTTCTAGCCCTGAAGACATTCcagtagtaagagattttatagATGTGTTTCCCGAAGAACTTCCTGGCTTACCCCCGGACCGACAAATCGAGTTTACAATAGAACTTGCACCCGGCACCGAACCTGTTTCGAAGGCTCCTTATAGAATGGCTCCGTCAGAGATGAAGGAATTGGCGAAGCAAATACAAGAGCTATTAGACAAGGGATTTATACGGCCAAGTGTTTCACCTTGGGGCGCACCGGtcttgtttgtgaagaagaaagacGGGAGTATGAGACTTTGTATAGATTATCGAGAATTGAACAAATTGACGATTAAGAATAGGTACCCTTTGCCTAGAATTGATGATCTGTTTGACCAACTCAAGGGAGCTTCttgtttttcgaaaattgaTCTACGGTCGGGATAccaccaattgaagattaaggctGAAGACATACCGAAGACAGCTTTTCGAACACGATACGGACATTACGAATTCCTTGTTATGGCttttggattgacaaacgcaccggCTGCTTTCATGGACTTAATGAATCgggtattcaaggaatatttagATAAATTCGTCATAGTTTTCATCGATGATATTTTGGTGTATTCAAAGACGGAAGCTGATCACGAAGAACATTTGAGAAGAGTGTTGGAAGTGTTGCGAAAGGAGAGATTGTATGCCAAATTCTcgaaatgtgagttttggttgacGGAAGTAAGATTTCTaggacatattgttggaagtgagggGATTAGAGTGGACCCCGAAAAGATTgaggctgtgatgaattgggagagacCAAAGACGCCAACAGAAGTGAGGAGTTTCATGGGATTAGCAGGATATTAccgaaggtttgtgaaagatttttcgaagattgccGTACCATTGACCAAATTAAcaaggaagaatgagaagtttgaatggacgggGAAGTGTGAAAGtagttttcaagagttgaagcAAAGACTAGTAACTGCACCGGTTTTAGCATTACCCGATGACAAGGGAGATTTTGTGATATACAGTGACGCCTCTTACAAAGGACTTGGATgtgtgttgatgcaacatgGAAAAGTAATAGCGTACGCTTCGAGACAACTTAAGCCACATGAACAGAAGTACCCAACTCATGATTTAGAATTGGCTGCGATAGTTTTTGCTTTGAAATTGTGGAGACACTACTTGTACGGGGAGAAATGTGAGATATATACAGATCATAAGAGCCTGAAGTACCTTTTCACTCAAAAAGAGCTAAACATGAGACAGCGCCGATGGTTGGAGTTGATCAAAGACTATGATTGTTCGATACAATATCATCCTGGGAAGGCCAACGTGGTAGCGGACGCATTAAGCAGAAAAGAGAAGTTAAATGTGATTTCAATGCCAAAGGAGTTGTCAAATGAAATTGAGAAGTTGCAATTAGAGTTTTGTGAACTTGGAGGGGCAGAAGAAATGTGTTATGCCATTACCTTTAAACCAACTCTGttagagaagataaagaaatatCAAGACGAAGTGATAACTCGAGAAGATAATCAGTTGACGggagaagaaatttgtacacagaaagatgagcaaggtgtgttaagattttcatcaagaatttggattccgaatgtgactgaattgaagaatgaaattttgcAAGAAGCACACAACTCTAGATTTTCGATTCACCCGGGAAGCACCAAGATGTACCAAGACTTAAAGAAGAATTTCTGGTGGCCGAacatgaaaagagaaattgCAGAATGGACTTCAAAATGTGATACATGCCAAAGGGTAAAAGCCGAACATCAGAGACCGAGTGGTCTGATTCAGCCATTGAAGATTCCAAAATGGAAGTGGGAAAATATTGCCATGGACTTTGTAGTAGGATTACCTCGAACGCGTTCTGGACACGATGCAATTTGGGTAATAGTTGACCGTCTTACGAAATCGGCACATTTTCTTCCAATTAATGAGAAATCTTCTTTAGACAGACTAGTTCATATGTATGTACGCGAAATCGTGTTAAGACATGGTGTACCTATATCAATAGTTTCAGATCGGGACCCACGAttcaattcgagattttggaggcaatttcaagaacatttaggGACGAAGTTGAACATGAgcacggcatatcatccacaaactgacggccaaagcgaacgaacaatccaaaccattgaagatATGTTGCGAAGCTGTGCCATTGACTTTTCGGGAAGTTGGGACGAACATTTACCCCTTGTGGAGTTTTCATACAATAATAGTTACCATTCCAGCATTGGCATGCCACCATACGAAGCTTTATATGGACGGAAATGCAGAACACCGAcgaattgggatgaagttggagaagggAAGGTTTTAGGACCTGAATTGGTACAACAAATGAAGGACACCATCACAGTAATCAAGAAGAGACTAATTGCTGCACAAGACAGACAGAGGAAGTACGCGGACCCCGCTCGAAAAGATGTGAAGTTTGAAATTGGGGAAGCTGTATTGCTAAAAATATCACCGTGGAAGGGTTTGACCAGATTTGGTAAGAAAGGAAAACTAGCACCAAGATACATTGGACCTTTTGAAGTCTTGAACCAAGTTGGAAAAGTTGCCTACGAGTTAGCATTGCCACCACAATATCAGTACGtgcataatgtgtttcatgtctcATTACTCAAGAAGTATAATCCGGACGCCAATCATGTGATAGAAAGTGAACCAGTGGAGATCCAGACTGATTTATCATATGAAGAACATCCCGTACAAATACTAGATCGGCAAGAAAGAAAACTTAGGAAGAAATCAGTAAGCTTGGTAAAAGTGTTGTGGAGGAATCCAAGGGTAGAAGAAGCCACTTGGGAGCTAGAGTCTGATATGCGGAATCGGTATCCTCAATTATTCTCctagattctgaggacagaatcctataAGGGGGAGAGGATGTAACAACCGGTAATTTTGAACTTCTTCATAAGCACGATACTTATATCCTATGTTAGTATGTCGATACGTGGAATcgttatatgtgtatatatataaatattctcttgttatgtggtattgcaagtatcactaatataatttctacgcgatataatttgtacgcgagtaagatttcttgttacgtgatttagtgataattgggatttatacatgacttgatggcataattagattatatttcgtgtataaatagtcGTATGCAAGAAATTTAGCTACGCGATTAATTATCTTGCACGATTCgatgttaatttaatagttgcggctacgc
This region includes:
- the LOC135150240 gene encoding uncharacterized protein LOC135150240, with the protein product MVRTKQTARKSTTGYAENCLRAKQRAHSSSVPPPEPIPFSVYADLRLELDTIQGKYDRLMERIEEVYSSDHIMGDGPKEKTISRLESLIQVATSRLEKMPVHRDRSSQLTVQMIADELRSMVKMLREDTTPNIPRTREEETEEEDED